The genomic region CATCGAGTTGACGCCGTGGGATGAGGATGATTCCCCACCGCCTCCACAAGAAATCGAACTCTGGAGGCGATAGGCGTCGCCAGCAAGGTCCGTAACCGAAGGGATCATGATGCGTACGCCCGTCCTGGCCGCCAACTGGAAGATGCACAAGACGATCGCCGAGGCGACCGCGTTCACGACGGCGTTCCTGCCTCTGGTGGCCGGCGTCGACGACGCCGAGATCGTGCTCGCGCCCCCGTTCACGGCGCTCGCGGCGGTGGCCGCCGCGTGCCGCGGCAGCAACGTCGCCGCCGCCGCCCAGAACGTCCACTGGGAGCCGGGGGGCGCGTTCACCGGCGAGATCAGCCTGGCCATGGTGCAGGACACGGGAGCGGGCCACGTCATCGTCGGCCACTCGGAGCGGCGCCACCTGTTCGGCGAGGACGACGCTGCGGTCAACCGCAAGACGCGGGCGGTCCTCGCGGCCGGCCTGACGCCCATCGTCTGCATCGGCGAGACGCTCGCCGAGCGCGAGGCCGACGAGACCGCGGCGGTGCTCGACCGGCAGATCGACGGCGGGCTGGCCAATGTGACGGCCGAGCGGATCGCCTCCCTGGTGATCGCCTACGAGCCGGTCTGGGCCATCGGCACCGGACGCACGGCCACGCCCGACCAGGCGCAGGAGGCCCACGCGCACGTCCGCCGGCGCCTCGCCGCGCTGGCCGGCCGGGGGGCCGCCGACCGCTGCCGCCTGCTGTACGGCGGCAGCGTCAAGCCCGCCAACGCCGCCGACCTGTCCGCGCAGCCGGACGTCGACGGGGCGCTCGTCGGCGGCGCCAGCCTCGACCCGCACAGCTTCGCCGCGATCGTCGACACGTGTCGGGAAGCACCGTGAACCCCTCCGGACAGCTCGCGTCCCGCGGACGTTGATGCGCACACTGGCACCACGGCCCACGCATCCCGGAATCTCACCGACTCTACTTCCCGTTCGCGCACGACCGCCTCACGCACGGCCTCTTGCGGATCCGCCGGGTCGCCACAGGTCCCAGAAATCCGCAGGCAGCACGACGCCGCTTGGAGTATCATTGGTGGCTGTGCTGACCATGATCGCATCCGGCGTCTACGTGCTCGCGTGCCTGCTGCTGATTCTCGTCGTGCTGCTTCAGCAGGGCAAGGGAGGCGACATCGCCGCCGCATTCGGCGGCGGGGGCACCCAGGCCGCCTTCGGCGCGCGCGCCGGGGCCTCGCTGCTGACCCGCGTGACGACGGTGCTCGGCACGCTGTTCATGGCCGGCTCGCTGCTCCTGGCGATCATCGGCCAGCGAGGACCGAGCTCGGTGCTCGGCGGCCTCGACGCGCCGGAAGCGGCCCCGGTCGAGGTCGAGGAGCCGGCGACGTTGCCCGAGCCGGCCGCGACGGACGACGAGTCCGAGAGCGGGGATTCGGCGACGACCGAGGACCCGCAGTAGCCGCGCCGGGACGCCCGGCTCGGACGCCCGCCCACGAACGCGGAAGTGGCGGAACGGCAGACGCGCCAGCTTGAGGGGCTGGTGGGCCAATGGCCCGTGGGGGTTCAAATCCCCCCTTCCGCACCAACATCCCACCTGACAGCGGAATGAAGTCAACACTGCAGCAACGCGCCGAAGCCGCCGCCGAGCGGTTCAGTACGGCCAGAAAGCCGGTGGTGATCGAGGAGGAGATCCTGTTTCTTCCCGCCGACGCCGTGGCGCCGCTCTTTGAGACGGACACATGGATCGGCAGGTCGGCGGCGCAGCAGCTTGTCGAGTTGTTCACCACGAGGGGCACTTTCAGAAGCCGAGAGGCCATGGAGTCCGACCTCACGCTGGTTCAGGCGCTGCCGGTCGTGGTCGTGCGCAACCGAAGCGGCGACCTCTTGCGACTGAAGCGCCGAGAGCGGCGCGAGGACAACCCGCTCCACGGAAAGATAGTGATCTGGGCCGGCGGTCACGTCAGACGAGAGGATGGCGCCAACGGGCCATCCATCGGACGGGGCGCGGTCCGCGAGCTTCAGGAAGAGCTCCGTCTCAGCGTCGAGCCACGCGAGCTGGAACTGCTCGGCGCGGTCTGGATCCGGGGCCGACCGCATACGACGACACCACCGACCGCACCCGGTACCCCTGCACGGCGTAGCGCCACAGCGGCTCGCCCCCCAGGGCGTCGAAGG from Acidobacteriota bacterium harbors:
- a CDS encoding triose-phosphate isomerase, with amino-acid sequence MRTPVLAANWKMHKTIAEATAFTTAFLPLVAGVDDAEIVLAPPFTALAAVAAACRGSNVAAAAQNVHWEPGGAFTGEISLAMVQDTGAGHVIVGHSERRHLFGEDDAAVNRKTRAVLAAGLTPIVCIGETLAEREADETAAVLDRQIDGGLANVTAERIASLVIAYEPVWAIGTGRTATPDQAQEAHAHVRRRLAALAGRGAADRCRLLYGGSVKPANAADLSAQPDVDGALVGGASLDPHSFAAIVDTCREAP
- the secG gene encoding preprotein translocase subunit SecG, whose protein sequence is MRTLAPRPTHPGISPTLLPVRARPPHARPLADPPGRHRSQKSAGSTTPLGVSLVAVLTMIASGVYVLACLLLILVVLLQQGKGGDIAAAFGGGGTQAAFGARAGASLLTRVTTVLGTLFMAGSLLLAIIGQRGPSSVLGGLDAPEAAPVEVEEPATLPEPAATDDESESGDSATTEDPQ